The following proteins are encoded in a genomic region of Methanobrevibacter sp.:
- a CDS encoding KH domain-containing protein: protein MPETDYVKIPQKRIGALIGKNGEVKKAIEDATGTYIDIDSEDGIVDISPKKDMEDPLGVWNANHIVKAIARGFNPDVAIKLVDDDIYLEIIQLPLLVGKSKNALARYKGRIIGKDGKTREIIMDMAEVDMAVYGKTVSFIGKIENIMIAKEAVEMIINGSRHKSVYSFLEQKQHELKVKEFKTIVGIDEDKIEYRDDFLEDEKESD, encoded by the coding sequence ATGCCCGAAACAGATTATGTAAAAATTCCTCAAAAAAGGATTGGAGCATTAATAGGTAAAAATGGAGAAGTTAAAAAAGCTATTGAAGATGCAACAGGAACCTATATTGACATTGACAGTGAAGACGGAATAGTTGACATTTCTCCAAAAAAAGATATGGAAGATCCATTAGGTGTTTGGAATGCTAATCATATTGTAAAGGCGATTGCCAGAGGATTTAATCCTGACGTTGCAATAAAATTAGTGGATGATGACATCTATCTTGAAATTATTCAATTGCCTTTGCTTGTTGGCAAATCCAAAAATGCCCTTGCAAGATATAAAGGCAGGATAATCGGAAAAGATGGTAAAACACGTGAGATTATTATGGATATGGCAGAAGTTGATATGGCAGTATATGGTAAAACCGTTTCCTTCATCGGAAAAATAGAAAATATCATGATTGCTAAAGAGGCTGTTGAAATGATAATCAATGGTTCTAGACATAAATCAGTTTATAGCTTTTTAGAACAAAAACAACACGAGCTTAAAGTAAAAGAATTTAAAACAATCGTAGGAATCGACGAAGATAAGATTGAATATCGTGACGATTTCTTGGAAGATGAAAAAGAGTCTGATTAA
- the top6B gene encoding DNA topoisomerase VI subunit B, producing the protein MSQQAHELFDNFQQLTPSEFFRKNKQMLGFTGKIRSLTIVFHELITNSFDAAEEAGILPELNIELKRVDKDHYILRHSDNGPGIPEDYVMQVYCSMFAGSKFRNIQSRGQQGLGCSGCVLLSQMTTGEPARVISCYEEGDELKGVKMKFKMDVKQNKGLLMEKEYIKPEHTGVCIELHFKDVSYSMAEQGAFEYIRRTMIGNPHAKITFKDPTGHKYIFKRAADIVPILPKEVLPHPKGVSADDILFMAKHTDKRRYKSMLTSSLSRMSNKRIKEIEELTGVDMNKRPKNMKWAEAEAIVNAFSEMKFMAPPTDGLIPIGSEQIEKGMKQILKPEFVATLTRKPVTYRGGVSFIIEAGIAYGGDAGRIVNDQKKSEIMRFANRVPLTFDQGSCAITEALKSIDWKRYGLKDLDSTPMTLFINIISTQVPYLSTGKQSVSPEPEIVQEIRQATMKLARQLQKHLRRKKAAKEKEMRSKVFEDYVPIIIEEAAKLGEVSLPPQQDIQDVLSKVTKRSLAELLGEKVEDDDEELIEEDALIMEELDEYGYAVDDENSSLNKSMEEEEFE; encoded by the coding sequence TTGTCTCAACAAGCGCATGAACTCTTTGACAATTTTCAACAATTGACTCCATCAGAGTTTTTTAGAAAAAACAAACAAATGTTAGGATTTACAGGTAAGATTAGATCATTAACTATTGTTTTCCACGAATTGATTACAAATAGTTTTGATGCTGCTGAAGAAGCAGGAATATTGCCTGAATTAAATATCGAACTAAAAAGAGTAGATAAAGATCATTATATTCTCAGACATTCTGATAATGGTCCTGGAATTCCTGAAGACTATGTGATGCAGGTATATTGTAGTATGTTTGCAGGTTCTAAATTCAGAAACATCCAATCCAGAGGACAACAAGGTTTAGGTTGTAGTGGTTGTGTACTTCTTTCACAGATGACAACAGGTGAACCTGCAAGGGTTATCTCTTGTTATGAGGAAGGGGATGAACTTAAAGGAGTTAAAATGAAGTTCAAAATGGATGTAAAACAGAATAAAGGTTTATTAATGGAAAAAGAGTACATTAAACCGGAACACACTGGCGTTTGCATCGAACTTCACTTTAAGGATGTTTCATATTCAATGGCTGAACAAGGAGCTTTTGAATACATTAGAAGAACAATGATTGGAAACCCTCATGCAAAAATTACTTTTAAAGACCCAACAGGACATAAGTATATCTTCAAAAGAGCAGCGGATATTGTCCCAATTTTGCCAAAAGAAGTTTTACCTCATCCAAAAGGGGTAAGTGCTGATGATATATTGTTCATGGCAAAGCATACTGACAAAAGAAGATATAAAAGCATGTTGACCAGTTCCCTTTCAAGAATGTCCAACAAAAGAATAAAAGAAATTGAGGAACTTACTGGCGTAGATATGAATAAGCGTCCTAAAAACATGAAATGGGCTGAAGCAGAAGCTATTGTAAATGCTTTCAGTGAAATGAAATTTATGGCTCCACCAACTGACGGATTGATACCAATCGGTTCTGAACAAATAGAAAAGGGTATGAAACAAATTCTAAAGCCGGAATTTGTAGCAACCCTTACAAGAAAACCTGTAACATATAGGGGAGGTGTATCCTTCATTATTGAAGCAGGAATTGCATATGGTGGGGATGCTGGAAGAATTGTAAACGATCAAAAGAAATCTGAAATTATGAGGTTTGCAAACAGGGTTCCACTAACTTTCGATCAAGGAAGCTGTGCAATTACTGAAGCTTTAAAAAGTATTGATTGGAAACGTTACGGTCTTAAAGACTTAGACAGCACTCCAATGACTTTGTTCATCAATATTATTTCAACACAAGTCCCATATCTTTCCACTGGAAAGCAAAGTGTTTCTCCAGAACCTGAGATTGTTCAGGAAATCAGACAAGCTACAATGAAATTGGCTCGTCAACTTCAAAAGCATTTAAGAAGGAAAAAGGCAGCTAAAGAAAAAGAAATGCGTTCAAAAGTATTTGAAGATTATGTTCCAATTATTATCGAAGAGGCTGCAAAACTTGGTGAAGTTAGTTTACCACCACAACAGGACATTCAGGATGTTTTATCCAAGGTAACTAAAAGGTCTCTTGCTGAATTGCTTGGTGAGAAAGTTGAAGATGATGATGAAGAACTTATTGAAGAAGATGCATTGATCATGGAAGAATTGGATGAATATGGTTATGCGGTTGATGATGAAAATAGTTCTTTAAATAAATCAATGGAAGAAGAGGAATTTGAATAG
- a CDS encoding DNA topoisomerase IV subunit A — protein sequence MADEKTQEKSHKEMRKEYTYNKLKNLGEDIVEEIAKKQVPAVKVPSRGTSNIVYDDAKRYYVLGDRYGKRSLGNVKQIRKLGQMVYVANFCKDLVQREKTATIREMYYVSEGWGISFKTQQESNIVGEDLEVTLGTTREDLGLMPEEDGASVYGDITLKDSDVEINALKAGKSGYTISPTIDQVEFLDHNVERVIAVETMGMFHRMVQEKAYDRFNTLIVGLKGQAARATRRFIKRVNEEFNLPVYICNDGDPWGFHIAQVIISGSAKLAHVNHDLATPDARFMGVTASDIVNYDLPTDKLKDVDVMRLKELAKDPRYKNDFWQSEIKKMLKIGKKAEQQSFSKYGLEYVVDTYFPEKLEAMEN from the coding sequence ATGGCAGATGAAAAAACACAGGAAAAGTCTCATAAAGAGATGAGAAAAGAATATACTTACAACAAATTGAAAAATTTAGGTGAGGATATTGTAGAAGAAATAGCTAAAAAGCAAGTCCCTGCCGTTAAAGTTCCATCAAGAGGAACTTCCAACATTGTTTATGATGATGCTAAAAGATATTACGTTCTTGGAGACAGATATGGTAAAAGGTCTCTTGGTAATGTAAAACAAATCAGAAAATTAGGCCAGATGGTTTATGTGGCTAATTTCTGTAAGGATTTAGTTCAAAGAGAAAAAACCGCAACTATCAGGGAAATGTATTATGTTTCTGAAGGTTGGGGAATAAGTTTCAAAACACAACAGGAATCCAACATTGTTGGTGAGGACCTTGAAGTAACTCTCGGTACTACTCGTGAGGATTTGGGTTTAATGCCTGAGGAAGATGGGGCTTCTGTTTATGGTGACATTACATTAAAAGACAGTGATGTTGAAATTAATGCATTAAAGGCAGGAAAATCAGGTTATACAATTTCACCAACCATTGATCAGGTTGAATTTTTAGATCATAATGTTGAACGTGTTATTGCTGTAGAAACTATGGGAATGTTCCATAGGATGGTTCAGGAAAAAGCTTATGATAGGTTTAATACTTTGATTGTAGGTTTAAAAGGGCAAGCGGCACGTGCTACAAGAAGATTTATCAAAAGGGTTAATGAAGAATTTAATTTGCCAGTTTATATCTGTAACGACGGAGACCCATGGGGATTCCACATTGCACAGGTTATTATTTCTGGAAGTGCTAAATTAGCTCACGTAAATCATGATTTAGCTACTCCTGATGCTAGATTTATGGGAGTAACTGCAAGTGATATTGTCAATTACGATTTACCAACCGATAAACTTAAAGATGTTGACGTAATGAGATTAAAAGAACTTGCAAAAGACCCAAGGTATAAAAATGATTTCTGGCAAAGTGAAATTAAGAAAATGCTTAAGATTGGTAAAAAGGCAGAACAGCAATCATTTTCCAAATATGGTCTTGAGTATGTAGTAGATACCTACTTCCCGGAAAAATTGGAAGCTATGGAAAACTAA
- a CDS encoding amino acid ABC transporter substrate-binding protein: MNKKIKYIFLGFIICTIAVVCLNANLLTSEDNGGTLIVGFDSEFPPYGFIDDNGEYAGFDLDLAQEVCDRNNWTLIKQPIDWDAKDTELNSGTIDCIWSGFTINGRESQYTWSDPYIDNKQVIVVKKDSGINTLGDLSGKIVETQRDSSALAALEGDQKPLADTFEKLTQIADYNTGFMDLDSGACDAVAMDLGVAQYNINSKEDGNKYIILDEEISSEQYAIGFMKGNVELRDQVQKTLDEMFKDGTVAKIAEKYSDYGVPGSLVKK, encoded by the coding sequence ATGAACAAAAAAATTAAATATATTTTTCTTGGTTTCATAATTTGTACAATAGCTGTTGTTTGCTTAAATGCAAATCTATTAACATCTGAAGATAATGGGGGAACTTTAATCGTAGGTTTTGATTCAGAATTTCCACCATATGGTTTTATAGATGATAATGGAGAATATGCTGGTTTTGATTTAGATTTAGCTCAAGAAGTTTGTGATAGAAACAATTGGACATTAATTAAACAGCCAATTGATTGGGATGCAAAGGATACTGAGTTAAATTCTGGTACCATCGATTGTATTTGGAGTGGTTTTACCATTAATGGTAGGGAATCTCAATACACTTGGTCTGATCCTTATATTGACAACAAGCAGGTGATTGTCGTTAAGAAAGATTCTGGAATTAATACGCTTGGTGATTTAAGCGGTAAGATTGTAGAAACACAAAGGGATTCATCTGCTCTTGCAGCTTTAGAAGGCGATCAAAAACCATTGGCAGATACATTTGAAAAATTAACACAAATTGCGGACTACAATACTGGATTTATGGATTTGGATTCAGGTGCGTGTGATGCAGTTGCAATGGATTTAGGTGTAGCGCAATATAATATTAACTCCAAAGAAGATGGGAATAAATATATTATTTTAGATGAGGAAATCTCATCAGAGCAGTATGCTATTGGATTTATGAAAGGAAATGTAGAACTTAGAGATCAAGTTCAAAAAACATTGGATGAAATGTTTAAAGATGGAACAGTAGCAAAAATAGCTGAAAAATATTCAGATTATGGTGTTCCAGGATCTCTTGTAAAGAAATGA
- a CDS encoding amino acid ABC transporter permease has translation MLLETIIIELCEGMLTTIEIFLLTLLFAIPLGLLICAGRRSKFRPLSDIMKFFISIMRGTPLMLQLIIIFFGPFFIFGFHLSSTYRFVAIIIAFSLNYSAYFAEIFRGGIESIPKGQYEAAKILGYSKFQTFYHIILPQMFKITMPSITNETITLVKDTSLAFVLAIPEMFTVAKQIAAANASIMALLIAGVFYYVFNIVVAAIMSYIEKQMDYY, from the coding sequence ATGTTATTAGAGACAATTATTATTGAACTATGTGAAGGTATGCTTACCACCATAGAAATATTCTTATTAACACTTTTATTTGCTATTCCTCTTGGATTATTGATTTGTGCAGGTAGGAGAAGCAAATTTAGACCATTAAGTGACATAATGAAATTCTTTATTTCTATTATGAGAGGTACACCTTTAATGCTACAACTGATTATTATATTCTTTGGGCCGTTTTTCATATTCGGATTCCATTTATCTTCAACATATAGGTTTGTAGCAATTATCATTGCATTCTCCTTAAACTATTCAGCTTACTTTGCTGAGATTTTCAGGGGAGGTATCGAGTCAATTCCTAAAGGTCAGTATGAGGCTGCAAAAATTTTGGGTTATAGTAAATTCCAAACATTTTACCATATAATCTTACCTCAAATGTTTAAAATTACTATGCCTTCAATTACTAATGAAACAATTACACTTGTAAAGGATACTTCTTTAGCATTCGTATTAGCAATTCCTGAAATGTTTACAGTAGCTAAACAGATTGCTGCTGCTAATGCTTCAATTATGGCTTTACTTATTGCAGGTGTATTCTATTATGTATTCAATATTGTTGTTGCAGCTATTATGAGTTATATTGAAAAACAAATGGATTATTATTAG
- a CDS encoding amino acid ABC transporter ATP-binding protein encodes MKLLEIKNLKKSFGDNTVLKDISFDVDEGEVLSIIGPSGSGKSTILRCATGLETHDSGEINFNGTFGLVFQNFNLFPHQSVMENIVNAPIKVQKRNKEEVYKQARDLLKKMNLSDKEDAYPSSLSGGQQQRVSIARALAMNPDILFFDEPTSALDPELTGEILKVIKDLASENMTMVIVTHEMNFARSVSDKIIFMEGGVIAEEGTPDEVFSADNKRMQEFLGHLAGDF; translated from the coding sequence ATGAAATTATTAGAAATTAAAAATCTTAAAAAATCTTTTGGTGACAATACAGTATTGAAAGATATTTCTTTTGATGTGGATGAGGGGGAAGTATTATCCATCATAGGACCATCCGGTTCTGGGAAATCTACTATTCTTAGATGTGCAACAGGCCTTGAAACTCATGATTCTGGTGAAATAAACTTTAATGGGACTTTTGGTTTGGTATTTCAAAACTTTAACTTATTCCCTCATCAAAGTGTAATGGAAAATATTGTTAATGCTCCTATTAAGGTTCAAAAAAGGAATAAGGAGGAAGTTTACAAGCAAGCTAGGGATTTGCTTAAGAAAATGAACTTGTCAGATAAGGAGGATGCTTATCCAAGTTCCCTTTCTGGAGGTCAACAACAAAGGGTATCTATTGCAAGGGCTTTAGCTATGAATCCTGATATTTTGTTCTTTGATGAACCGACATCAGCTTTGGATCCTGAGCTTACTGGTGAGATTCTTAAGGTAATTAAGGATTTGGCTTCTGAAAATATGACCATGGTTATTGTAACTCATGAAATGAATTTTGCAAGAAGTGTTTCTGACAAGATTATTTTCATGGAAGGGGGAGTCATAGCTGAGGAAGGAACTCCTGATGAAGTATTCAGTGCAGACAATAAGCGTATGCAGGAATTCTTAGGTCATCTGGCTGGTGATTTTTAA
- a CDS encoding Ig-like domain repeat protein, with amino-acid sequence MKLYKLMLISLLVLLCFSSAVSASDLNSTNLGANDASRPEATFADLQTAIDNADAGSSIYLNGTHYKGEQVITVNKNLIIYGHSKGSSVSSIIDGQEKTNLFVVNGAVKVYFVNIEFVNGIPPRDNTQGGAIYAANGNSLVSVQYCNFVNNHVNSGNSMGGAICSAGSLSAHYCDFINCTAWQGGAISTAGSGKLTTVTNSYFSGCEAYAMGGTIAANGIYLVNSTIVNGKCGHYGAAVYANYLYGLDNCLFMNNTATSYGGAIYFKGFNNALYPFRNCAFINNSGYWGGAIYGYLSNSNSFEFDNFLFVNNSACSVVDSVPYSMDGGAIFIMTPSRNVQGTITNSLFFTNNARNGGAISEGTTSNSGSVTLNIVNCTFIRNDAIGNGGAINLGSRANTNIENSVFYNNTANNTSNVYAVAQTVADGNWWGNNSVNGVEGFEVSNWLIVALSNEKNQITLEFKVKDENGEYDYNSELPARGFILSTNKGSLNVTEGAIQNNVTTTLSTEGAGNYTVTAKVDNQILYVSSYVPKVELTSNSPVNLGEDIILTSTTTYEENPVTGQIEFYDGEGNLIGTVNTDDVGKASMTLKNYEIGIYSNYSAKFMGNDIYLSSESNKVNFTVEKADSNLEIALDDVVYNKNITGNVTLTSRGNPIDGTVNVVINGKTYPIEVVNGFASFNIANELSAGKNNISASFNGDGVYNSANVNKTIDVLKANLTVVIICDNMTYGEAANIEISAFDGKEYLNGTATIGINENEYSVDVVDGKGSLEVPGILSAGNYGINVLFHEVNGNYDDCENTTSFTINKADSELSLAFDNITTKENITGEISLKGIGAGLNGNVTVNIDGHDYSIVIVNGTGNINLPNDLASGEYVAVAKFDGNGDYLPSNSSKVNFTVEKADSNLEISLDDVVYNKNITGNVTLTSRGNPIDGTVNVVINGKTYPIGVVNGFASFNIANELSAGENTIKVSFDGSDDYKPYSINKTIDVLKANATVSVTANDIRYGETPSLSVSAYGEKNGLNGTANININGNSHTMDILNGEGFLELPEFLSVGNHTINVKFHENGGNYEDIENNASITVKEIEITIDSLNVTYGDYGEITIKTNAEVPINVTVTLNKISDSKMLSTTLRPGESQTIEVNGKIDLDMGILDAGTYRVTVSEVDGDVINSTVFTVSKANTKDELNVNNLTFGDDITGDILITGDHDEGINCTATVSIDDKDYNLTLIDGKGSFCIPNDLAAGEHLLSLSFNGNKNYNPLSNQTSFVIEKANPEMDIVPTVKGDSLELAVKMPEDVNKNIVINVDGVNHTVAIKNGEGKLTIPHISSGKHNTTITFPGNENYTSKQISLNFTIPKNGTDDQSNGTYKGDNAGKQIETLKENLAVERTGNPIALLLLVLFVLPIRRMFKK; translated from the coding sequence TTGAAACTTTATAAACTAATGCTTATTAGTTTATTAGTATTATTATGTTTTTCATCTGCAGTTAGTGCAAGTGATTTAAATTCAACTAATCTTGGTGCAAATGATGCATCACGTCCAGAGGCTACTTTTGCAGATTTACAAACAGCTATTGATAATGCTGATGCTGGAAGTTCTATATATTTGAATGGTACTCATTATAAGGGAGAACAGGTCATTACCGTCAATAAGAACCTTATTATTTATGGACATTCAAAAGGAAGCTCAGTAAGCTCCATAATCGATGGTCAGGAGAAGACAAATCTTTTTGTAGTGAATGGTGCTGTTAAGGTATACTTTGTCAATATTGAATTTGTAAATGGAATACCTCCAAGAGATAATACTCAGGGAGGTGCGATATATGCTGCAAATGGTAATTCTCTTGTTTCAGTACAATATTGTAATTTTGTCAACAACCATGTGAATTCAGGAAATAGTATGGGTGGAGCTATATGTTCTGCAGGTTCACTTTCCGCTCACTATTGTGATTTTATAAATTGTACTGCATGGCAAGGTGGAGCAATCTCCACTGCTGGTAGTGGTAAACTAACTACAGTCACAAATTCTTACTTTAGTGGCTGTGAGGCTTATGCTATGGGTGGTACTATTGCAGCTAATGGAATATATTTGGTCAATTCAACTATTGTAAATGGTAAATGTGGCCATTATGGTGCAGCTGTATATGCAAATTATCTTTATGGATTGGATAACTGTTTATTCATGAATAACACAGCGACAAGCTATGGTGGAGCAATCTATTTCAAGGGATTTAACAATGCTCTCTATCCATTTAGAAATTGCGCATTCATAAATAACTCCGGTTATTGGGGTGGTGCAATATATGGATATTTAAGTAATTCAAATTCCTTTGAATTCGATAACTTCCTTTTTGTTAACAATAGCGCATGTTCAGTAGTTGACTCCGTACCTTATTCTATGGATGGTGGGGCAATTTTCATAATGACTCCATCCAGGAATGTACAAGGAACCATAACCAATTCATTATTCTTTACCAATAATGCGAGAAACGGTGGTGCAATATCTGAAGGTACAACTTCCAATTCAGGCTCCGTTACTCTAAATATTGTTAATTGTACATTCATTAGAAACGATGCAATTGGAAATGGTGGGGCTATAAATTTAGGCAGTCGTGCTAACACCAATATAGAAAATTCCGTTTTCTATAACAACACAGCTAATAACACATCCAATGTTTATGCCGTCGCACAAACAGTTGCTGATGGTAATTGGTGGGGTAACAATAGCGTAAATGGTGTGGAAGGATTTGAAGTATCTAATTGGTTAATAGTGGCTCTTTCAAATGAGAAAAATCAAATTACTTTGGAATTTAAAGTAAAGGATGAAAACGGCGAATATGATTACAATAGTGAGTTGCCTGCAAGAGGGTTTATTCTTTCCACCAACAAAGGAAGCTTAAACGTAACCGAAGGCGCAATTCAAAATAATGTAACCACCACCTTATCAACAGAAGGGGCAGGAAATTACACAGTTACAGCCAAAGTAGATAATCAAATTCTCTATGTATCATCATATGTTCCAAAAGTTGAACTAACATCAAATTCACCTGTTAATTTAGGTGAAGACATCATTTTAACTTCAACAACAACCTATGAAGAAAATCCAGTAACTGGTCAAATTGAATTTTATGACGGTGAAGGAAATTTAATTGGTACTGTAAATACAGATGATGTTGGAAAAGCTTCAATGACATTAAAGAATTATGAAATTGGAATTTATTCTAATTATTCTGCTAAATTTATGGGAAATGACATTTATCTTTCATCTGAAAGTAATAAAGTCAATTTTACAGTTGAAAAAGCAGATTCTAATCTTGAAATTGCCTTGGATGATGTGGTTTACAATAAGAACATAACTGGTAATGTAACTCTAACAAGCAGGGGTAATCCTATTGATGGAACTGTTAATGTTGTAATTAACGGTAAGACTTATCCTATTGAAGTGGTTAATGGCTTCGCTTCATTTAATATTGCAAATGAGTTATCAGCTGGTAAAAATAATATATCCGCATCTTTTAATGGTGATGGTGTTTATAATTCTGCTAATGTTAACAAAACTATTGATGTTTTAAAGGCTAATTTGACTGTTGTTATAATTTGTGATAATATGACTTATGGTGAAGCAGCCAATATTGAAATTTCAGCTTTTGATGGTAAGGAATATCTTAACGGAACTGCAACAATTGGAATTAACGAAAATGAATATTCTGTTGATGTTGTGGATGGTAAAGGTTCATTAGAGGTTCCTGGAATTTTATCTGCTGGAAATTATGGGATTAATGTGCTTTTCCATGAGGTAAATGGTAATTATGATGATTGCGAAAACACTACATCATTTACCATTAATAAGGCAGACAGTGAATTGTCTCTTGCTTTTGATAATATCACAACTAAAGAGAACATAACTGGTGAAATTAGTCTCAAAGGTATTGGTGCTGGTTTGAATGGTAATGTAACAGTTAATATTGATGGTCATGATTATTCTATTGTGATTGTTAATGGAACTGGTAATATCAATCTTCCTAATGATTTGGCTTCAGGAGAATATGTGGCTGTAGCTAAGTTTGATGGTAATGGAGATTATCTTCCTTCAAACAGCAGTAAAGTCAATTTTACAGTTGAAAAAGCAGATTCTAATCTTGAAATTAGCTTGGATGATGTGGTTTACAATAAGAACATAACTGGTAATGTAACTCTAACAAGCAGGGGTAATCCTATTGATGGAACTGTTAATGTTGTAATTAACGGTAAGACTTATCCTATTGGAGTGGTTAATGGCTTCGCTTCATTTAATATTGCAAATGAGTTATCAGCTGGTGAAAACACCATCAAAGTATCATTTGATGGATCTGATGATTACAAACCATATTCTATCAATAAAACTATTGATGTTTTAAAAGCTAATGCTACTGTTTCAGTTACTGCAAATGATATTAGGTATGGTGAAACACCTAGTTTAAGTGTTTCAGCTTATGGTGAGAAAAATGGTCTTAATGGAACTGCAAACATTAACATAAATGGAAATAGTCATACTATGGATATTTTAAATGGTGAGGGATTTTTAGAATTGCCTGAATTTTTATCTGTTGGAAATCACACAATTAATGTGAAATTCCATGAAAATGGAGGTAATTATGAGGATATTGAAAATAATGCATCAATCACTGTAAAAGAAATTGAAATAACTATTGATTCATTAAATGTTACATATGGTGATTATGGTGAAATCACTATCAAAACAAATGCTGAAGTTCCAATTAACGTTACTGTAACTTTAAATAAAATTAGTGATTCTAAAATGTTATCTACTACATTAAGGCCTGGTGAAAGTCAAACTATTGAAGTAAATGGTAAAATTGATTTGGATATGGGTATTTTGGATGCTGGTACATATAGAGTTACTGTATCTGAAGTTGACGGTGATGTTATAAATTCAACTGTTTTCACTGTAAGTAAAGCAAACACAAAAGATGAGTTAAATGTAAATAATTTGACTTTTGGTGATGATATAACTGGTGATATCTTAATTACTGGTGACCATGATGAAGGTATTAACTGTACAGCTACAGTATCAATTGACGATAAGGATTATAATTTGACTTTAATTGATGGGAAAGGCTCATTCTGTATTCCAAATGATTTGGCTGCAGGTGAACATTTACTTTCACTATCTTTCAATGGGAACAAAAACTATAATCCATTATCAAATCAAACTTCATTTGTAATTGAAAAGGCAAATCCTGAAATGGATATTGTACCAACAGTTAAAGGAGATTCCTTAGAATTAGCTGTTAAAATGCCTGAAGATGTAAATAAGAACATCGTTATTAATGTTGATGGTGTTAACCATACAGTTGCTATTAAAAATGGTGAGGGAAAACTTACAATACCTCATATTTCCTCTGGAAAGCATAATACTACAATAACTTTCCCTGGAAATGAGAATTATACTAGTAAACAAATAAGTTTAAACTTTACAATCCCGAAAAACGGAACTGATGATCAGAGCAATGGCACTTATAAGGGTGACAATGCAGGTAAACAGATAGAAACACTCAAAGAAAACTTGGCTGTTGAAAGAACTGGTAATCCTATAGCATTACTTTTATTAGTGTTATTTGTTTTACCAATAAGAAGAATGTTCAAAAAATAA